GGGGGCCGGCAGTGAAGCCCACCGCAACCCAAGGGGGGACCCGCAACCCAAGGGGGGACCCGCAGCCCAAGGGGGGACCCGCAACCCAAGGGGGGACCCGCAGCCCGCAGGGTCACCCACCGCCAGCAGCTCCTTGCCGGCGAGACGCAGCTCCTCCGCCAGGCTCCAGCGCAGCCCCCCGAGGGACACGGCCCAGATCCGCTCCTGCCGCTCCTCCTTGGGTGCCAACCCCCACCTGCGGGCACGTGGGGACACAAGGCAAACGTGGGGACCCCCACTCAGCCACCAAGACCCCTCCGGCCCCCCCGGGACCCTCCTTTGTGCCTCTACCTCCGTGCCAACTCCGTGTAAGCGCGATCCTTCTCCAGGACCTGCAACCAAAGGCACAAAGCATCCCGTTGGGGATGCTCAGCGGCTCCATCTCCtgcccgaccccccccccccaaggctCCATCTCCTGCCCACCCCCACCTGCTGTCGGCGCAGGGCCGAGGCCTGGTAGCTCTCTGCCATCACCGCACACAGACCCCACGCTGCTGT
This genomic interval from Excalfactoria chinensis isolate bCotChi1 chromosome 32, bCotChi1.hap2, whole genome shotgun sequence contains the following:
- the CFAP141 gene encoding cilia- and flagella-associated protein 141, coding for MAESYQASALRRQQVLEKDRAYTELARRWGLAPKEERQERIWAVSLGGLRWSLAEELRLAGKELLALRRAALGRLLQNEHRQNQRELQQLGMAFHVERL